DNA sequence from the Vibrio sp. BS-M-Sm-2 genome:
GAGGCTTATCAGCGATAAATTTTGCGGTCAGAAGTGGCGTACAAAAAGCTAATGGCCAGTTAAACCATAGTGCAAGGAATGTTGATAGGCCGACTGCCGTGACGTAGCGAAAAATCCTACGCTCTTGTGCTTGCTCTATTTTATCGAACATAAGAGAACAAGCTCACTACATTAATCCAGGTTTTTCCAAGCAGGTTAAATAGAGTGTTTTCGCCAGTATAAACGATGACATCTGCTTGGCCTCCAATTCGCATTGAGTGGATCGCTGATGGCTCGTTTATTTTAATCGTAACTGGAATACGTTGTGTGTCTCTTAACCATCCATTTTGGTTTTGTACATTCGCAAGGTCACCAAGTTGTTCGTTTTTACCCCATGTGACCCCCAAGTCGATTGAAGATACTGTGCCTTTGAATGTCGTGCCTGGAGCAAGATCTAATGCAATTTCAACGTCATCGCCTGGTTTTATGTTACCGAGACTATTTTCTCTAAAATAAGCTTCAAGCCATAAATTGTCGCTTTCGACGAAGGTGATCAATGGAGAGCCTGAAGAAGCGTAAGAACCTTCTGATAAGCTCAAGTTGGTTACCGCACCATCTGAAGGCGCAGATAGGGTTGTGCGCGATAAGTCCAATTGGGCTTTTTGTAATTCAAGTAGTGCTGATTGTATTTGGGCATTTTCCTCTCCCTCAGGACCCACTTGAGCTTTGGCTTTTTCTAGATTAGCGCGAGCGTTCATGACTTCAGCATTAGCTTTATCAATCGTGGCACGTGTTGTATCGGCATCAGACTTTGATACGACCCCTTTGTCTGCCATAGCCAATACTCGTTGACCCTGACGCCGAGCATTTTGTTGTGCAACTAACGATGTTGTGAGTTGTGCTTGAGCGGAAATAATACTGGCCATTTGCGCCCCAACTTGCTGCCCGGCTATCTTCAATTTTGCTTCTGCTTGTTTAACGGCTATCTCATAGTCGGTAGAGACAATTTTGAGTAACACGTCATTTTTCTCAACTTTAGTGTTTGCAGTAATATTAATTCTCTCTATTTGTCCTGATACTTGTGGTTTTAAGGAAATGACGTTGCCTTCAACCCTAACGTTGTCGGTAGTTGGAATAATTCTGTCTGAAACTACAGCGATGCCGATGGAAAGGATGGTGAATGCCAATAAACTGTTTGTTGTTATTTTTACTTTATTGATGGGTTTCTTTTTTTGCGTTCCGGTGTCGATTTGTTTTATTTCTGACATGCGAGGCTCTCAATTTAAGATTCTGATATGTAGGGATTTAGGTGTTCTACTCCCATCAATGAACCATCAGGTTATTAATGAGAGAGTGAACTGTTTTTAAGATGAACATAAGATCAAATATCTTGATTTAATGGCCATATCGTGACATTGAAATTTTTATTGACGTGATGAAATTGAAATCTATTCTCAGGAAGAGTCCAATCGGCATCAATTAAAGTAGTTATTTTTGATGTGTCACCAAATGGCAAGCATGGCGTTAGATGAATGATTAACATCACTTTTTGAATATTAATTGCAGTTAGTTTAATAGCTCGATAACTGCAATTTATATAAGACTAACGTTAAATGGAACTGGATATGAAACTGATAAAGACTCTCGCGTTATCTATGATTGTGTTGACTGCCAACGCGTATGCAATCACAGATGCCAGTAAGATTGGCGCAAACTCAGGTGCTATGAATTACTGCTACGATAACTTTTCTGACCTTAGCCAAAATTCTAAATACAAAATTCTAAAAATGAAAACCTATGAAAAATATCGAGATCTACCTAGTGATGAGCGTGCACGAGCGTTATTAATGAAAACGGCAGCAGAAGAAGGCGAGTATTTAGGGGATCCTCTGGATAAGAATCGATGCAATAGCCTAAGAAAGATGCTTTATATTCAGTACAACTAAATAGTATGAATTTAGCCCCTTATTCAATTTACTAATAAGGGGCTTTCTAATTCTTAGGCAGGATTTTCAACATATCAACGTGAAGTGAACAAGGTCGGAAGGTGAAAGCATATGAATAGAGGAGTACCACTTGTTCGCACAGATTGTATTCATGATCTAGCTGAACTCTTTAGTGAAAAAGATATTAACGTCCATTCTTTGATTACTGGCGTAAAAGCACCGGTTGACATACAAACATGTGAATTCCCGTTTATACCTGAGACTGTTTTACTCAACATAATCAGAATGTTTGGTGAAAGTGTTTCGCTGGATACATTTGTGACTCGTGTTTGGTTAATGTGTAAGAACACCTATATACCTGGCGTGATTGCTCATTTGGTTAAAGCAAGG
Encoded proteins:
- a CDS encoding HlyD family secretion protein, yielding MSEIKQIDTGTQKKKPINKVKITTNSLLAFTILSIGIAVVSDRIIPTTDNVRVEGNVISLKPQVSGQIERINITANTKVEKNDVLLKIVSTDYEIAVKQAEAKLKIAGQQVGAQMASIISAQAQLTTSLVAQQNARRQGQRVLAMADKGVVSKSDADTTRATIDKANAEVMNARANLEKAKAQVGPEGEENAQIQSALLELQKAQLDLSRTTLSAPSDGAVTNLSLSEGSYASSGSPLITFVESDNLWLEAYFRENSLGNIKPGDDVEIALDLAPGTTFKGTVSSIDLGVTWGKNEQLGDLANVQNQNGWLRDTQRIPVTIKINEPSAIHSMRIGGQADVIVYTGENTLFNLLGKTWINVVSLFSYVR